The segment TTCTCGGTGATGACATGCGTGACATCGTCGCCATAGACCATGACCGGCGGGCGCGCGAAGCCTGCGGACGCCGCGAGGTCGAACGCATCCAGCCGCTCGACGAAGCTCGGCGCGCCGTTCGGCTGCTGCGTCTGCACCATCTGCACGACCAGCTTGCGGCCGCGCAGGGGATCGCCGGCCTCCTCGCCGGCGCGCAACCAGGTCGGGCTGTCGTGGCGGCGGCCACGCGCATCGGCGCCCATGTTCGGTGCGCCGCCGAAGCCGGTGATCCGTCCTTTGGTGGCGGTCGAGCTGTTGCCCTGCGGGTCGACCTGCAACGTCGCTCCGACGAACATGTCGCAGGCATATTGCCCGGCGACCTGCGCTAGCGCGCGGTTCGATCGCAAATTGCCGTCGGCACCGACCGGGAACACATTCGCGCGGCTCGCGACATAGCGCTCCATGCCGAGCTCGGAGCCGAAGCAGTAGACGTTGTCGACGAAGCCGGCCTCCACCGCGGGGATCAGGGTTGGATGCGGGTTGAGCACGAAGTGGCTCGCGACCTTGCCCTTCAGCCCGCGCGCGGCCGCGTAGGTCGGCAGGATCAGCTCGATCGCCGCGGTGGCGTAGCCGATGCCGTGGTTCAATCGCTGCACCTGGAACGGTTCGTAGACTGCGGCGATCGCCATCGTCGCCATCAGCACGTTCGCGTCCCGCACCTTGGCGGGATCGCGCGTGAACAGCGGCTCGATGGCGTAGGGTTTTGGCGACGGCACCACGACATCGACCCAGTCGCAGGGGATGTCGACCCGCGGCAATCGATCGACGATCTCGTTGACCTGCGCCACGACGATGCCGCCACGGAAGGAAGCAGCCTCGGCAATGGTCGGCGTGTCCTCGGTGTTGGGACCGGTGTAGAG is part of the Bradyrhizobium commune genome and harbors:
- the mdcA gene encoding malonate decarboxylase subunit alpha, which produces MSVTSQGTDRAARLARAATLTDGKICPPDRATALIEAVVMPGDRVTIEGDNQKQADFLAAALAKADPTRLHDLHMVQSVLALPDHLAVFERGIASRLDFAFAGPQSRKLAELVTNGTVKVGAIHTYLELYARMLVDLTPRVALIVADKADRDGNLYTGPNTEDTPTIAEAASFRGGIVVAQVNEIVDRLPRVDIPCDWVDVVVPSPKPYAIEPLFTRDPAKVRDANVLMATMAIAAVYEPFQVQRLNHGIGYATAAIELILPTYAAARGLKGKVASHFVLNPHPTLIPAVEAGFVDNVYCFGSELGMERYVASRANVFPVGADGNLRSNRALAQVAGQYACDMFVGATLQVDPQGNSSTATKGRITGFGGAPNMGADARGRRHDSPTWLRAGEEAGDPLRGRKLVVQMVQTQQPNGAPSFVERLDAFDLAASAGFARPPVMVYGDDVTHVITEKGVANLLRCRLPAEREAALRAVAGDTEFGRRQSPEASEDLRRRGIVMLPSDLGIDVRSATRDLLAARTIDDLVTASGGLYVPPAKFRKPAATPATTNAA